The proteins below come from a single Natrinema sp. SYSU A 869 genomic window:
- the lrp gene encoding HTH-type transcriptional regulator Lrp has protein sequence MTYEHLDSDLVNELLNDGRASLRSLAEELDVSVTTVSNHLSDLEDEGVIEGYTPKIDYDAVGYDVTAVMQLKAEGNALPEITETLKDHHQMISVYEVTGDYDVIAIGKFQDTDDMNDQIKTLITDPDINQSNTSIVLNAVSENEQFELETE, from the coding sequence ATGACCTACGAACACTTGGACTCGGATCTGGTAAACGAACTGCTCAATGACGGCCGTGCGAGTCTGCGAAGCCTCGCCGAAGAACTCGACGTCTCCGTCACTACCGTCTCGAACCACCTCTCCGATCTCGAGGATGAGGGCGTGATCGAGGGATACACACCGAAAATCGACTACGACGCGGTCGGCTACGACGTGACCGCCGTCATGCAACTCAAAGCCGAAGGGAACGCACTCCCCGAGATTACGGAAACGCTGAAGGATCACCACCAGATGATTTCCGTCTACGAGGTCACTGGCGATTACGACGTGATCGCCATCGGGAAGTTCCAGGACACGGACGACATGAACGATCAGATCAAGACGCTGATCACAGACCCCGATATCAATCAGTCGAATACGAGCATTGTGCTCAACGCCGTCTCCGAAAACGAACAGTTCGAACTCGAGACGGAGTAG
- a CDS encoding haloalkane dehalogenase → MVVSIAEGRFEDVPDFDYDPQYVDVGDLRMAYVETGGDGDDGEADETFLCLHGEPTWSFLYRKMMPVLAERGRVVVPDLIGCGRSDRYEDRDEYTVEMHYDALRTFVEELDLTNITLICQDWGGLLGLSLAANQPERFARLVPMNTGLPDGTQEMTETWHAFAEMVATAEDLDIGELVENGCYHDLSEEVVDAYRAPFPDERYMAAARTFPGLVPQSPDDPGVDLFTDARDRLAEWEKPAFVLFARNDPIMADNRDPLREFIPTASEQPDVWIDEAAHFLQEDAGEEIAAHIVDFVDRT, encoded by the coding sequence ATGGTAGTTAGTATCGCAGAGGGCCGATTCGAGGACGTCCCGGATTTCGACTACGACCCCCAGTACGTCGACGTCGGCGATCTACGGATGGCGTACGTGGAAACCGGCGGTGATGGAGACGACGGCGAGGCCGACGAGACGTTCCTCTGTCTCCACGGCGAACCGACGTGGTCGTTCCTCTACCGGAAGATGATGCCCGTCCTGGCTGAGCGCGGCCGCGTGGTCGTCCCCGATCTGATCGGCTGCGGGCGGTCCGACAGGTACGAAGACCGAGACGAGTACACCGTCGAGATGCACTACGACGCACTCCGGACATTCGTCGAGGAACTTGACCTAACGAATATCACGCTCATCTGCCAGGACTGGGGCGGCTTGCTCGGACTCTCACTGGCGGCGAATCAGCCCGAGCGGTTCGCCCGGCTGGTGCCGATGAACACCGGTCTCCCCGACGGGACCCAGGAGATGACCGAGACCTGGCACGCGTTCGCCGAAATGGTCGCTACCGCCGAGGATCTCGACATCGGTGAGTTAGTCGAAAACGGCTGTTACCACGACCTCTCCGAAGAGGTCGTCGACGCCTATCGCGCACCGTTCCCCGACGAGCGATACATGGCCGCCGCACGGACGTTTCCCGGACTCGTACCGCAGTCGCCTGACGATCCCGGTGTTGACCTGTTCACCGACGCCCGGGACCGACTCGCCGAGTGGGAGAAACCGGCGTTCGTCCTGTTCGCGCGGAACGACCCGATCATGGCCGACAACCGCGATCCGCTGCGGGAGTTCATCCCGACCGCGAGCGAGCAGCCCGACGTCTGGATCGACGAGGCCGCACACTTCCTGCAAGAAGACGCCGGCGAGGAGATCGCCGCGCACATCGTCGACTTCGTCGATCGAACCTGA
- a CDS encoding sodium:proton exchanger — protein sequence MGALLVLIAGGVLLTVCVEKLISYLTRAALRLKISLFALAILFTGFEFDDTILALVLSAGDLESAALGTALGTGLAIIGVTLALAAIIRPFPVDLPPDYVALFALAPLLLIPFVLLGTLTFVHGLLLLGAFVLMFGYIIAREYQRDTPVFRNTELGEEIQADGGIALPAEFSEISEDRLVGDRSASGWIWLSLAVLALIGIVFASMLLEAGSEVVVDGLGLEETVFGATVLTVILTFEDVMLTIEPVRRGVPEIGVGNVIGSVLFSVTGNVGVIMLLSDLEISRSVLTFHLPTVILVTALAAYFLYEGELKRWHGFLLGGLYIAYWLIAIVVFGGVPIGG from the coding sequence ATGGGGGCACTACTCGTCCTCATTGCCGGTGGTGTCTTGCTGACGGTCTGTGTCGAAAAGCTAATCAGCTATCTCACTCGAGCGGCGCTGAGATTGAAGATATCGCTGTTCGCGCTCGCAATACTCTTCACCGGGTTCGAGTTCGACGACACGATTCTTGCACTCGTTCTGTCGGCCGGCGACCTAGAGAGTGCTGCCCTCGGAACGGCGCTCGGGACCGGACTGGCGATTATCGGCGTAACACTCGCGCTCGCGGCAATCATTCGTCCATTCCCGGTTGATCTTCCGCCTGACTACGTCGCCCTCTTCGCGCTGGCACCGCTGTTGTTGATCCCGTTCGTGCTCCTCGGGACGCTGACGTTCGTTCACGGACTCCTGCTCCTCGGCGCATTCGTCCTCATGTTCGGCTACATCATCGCTCGAGAGTATCAGCGTGACACGCCGGTCTTCCGGAACACCGAACTCGGCGAAGAGATACAGGCCGACGGCGGCATCGCTTTGCCGGCGGAGTTCTCGGAAATTTCCGAGGATCGACTCGTCGGCGATCGTTCCGCGTCCGGGTGGATATGGCTCTCCCTCGCCGTCCTCGCACTGATCGGCATCGTGTTCGCGTCGATGCTGCTGGAGGCGGGGTCGGAAGTCGTCGTCGACGGGCTCGGCCTCGAGGAAACCGTCTTCGGGGCGACCGTCCTGACGGTGATCCTCACGTTCGAAGACGTCATGCTTACGATCGAGCCGGTCCGACGGGGAGTCCCCGAGATCGGCGTCGGAAACGTCATCGGGAGCGTTCTCTTCTCGGTGACCGGAAACGTCGGCGTCATCATGCTCCTCAGCGACCTCGAGATCTCTCGGTCAGTGCTCACTTTCCATCTCCCGACGGTGATCCTCGTGACTGCCCTCGCCGCGTACTTCCTCTATGAGGGGGAACTGAAGCGATGGCACGGCTTCCTCCTTGGTGGGCTCTACATCGCCTACTGGCTGATCGCGATCGTCGTGTTCGGCGGCGTTCCGATCGGTGGCTGA
- a CDS encoding DUF5795 family protein, translating into MSENRVVQGRMVTAKKLAELVEGDSVMEVDSIEEADEECPECDGNVLKVVYMPSVTELVTGWKCQDCDWSEADRD; encoded by the coding sequence GTGAGCGAGAATCGCGTCGTTCAGGGGCGAATGGTCACGGCTAAGAAACTCGCGGAACTCGTCGAAGGCGACTCCGTGATGGAAGTCGATTCGATCGAGGAGGCCGACGAGGAGTGCCCGGAGTGTGACGGGAACGTACTGAAAGTCGTTTACATGCCATCAGTTACCGAACTTGTCACCGGCTGGAAGTGCCAGGACTGCGACTGGAGCGAGGCTGACCGCGACTGA
- a CDS encoding sodium:calcium antiporter, which produces MVVPSSTVALVALFLVGVVLVIWCVEVFIEAVAQSAVSLGISGFFLAVVLAGVDLENAVLGLTAAFVDLPDLALGTVFGESLFVLAVAVGLAGILVPFRMDVPRAYLLILVLVPVPAFALSIGGTIDPLEGAALLGLFVPLLTYIFWHERRSETTYLLSEEIQEVVSLEAKPGSSTEVGPEAPDGGDDLGSRSEQEHDLDFDLDLDEFVPSFEHRSGLFNLGVAVLAVVGMTIGSGITVVSAEGIFVAFGISGLAFGATVLSFIASIEELALTVEPVRQDRPELAVGNVVGSTVFYMTANVGIIALLHPVSTGGDVLTVHWPFLAGCLLVVTAMLARGRVTRVGGVVLFGLYIAYWIANYL; this is translated from the coding sequence ATGGTCGTTCCGAGTTCGACAGTGGCCCTCGTTGCCCTCTTTCTCGTCGGCGTCGTGCTGGTAATCTGGTGCGTCGAGGTCTTCATCGAGGCCGTCGCCCAGAGCGCGGTCTCGCTCGGGATTTCCGGCTTCTTTCTGGCGGTCGTACTGGCCGGCGTCGACCTCGAGAATGCCGTCCTCGGCCTGACTGCGGCGTTCGTCGACCTCCCAGATCTCGCGCTCGGGACGGTTTTCGGGGAGTCGCTGTTCGTCCTCGCCGTCGCCGTCGGACTCGCGGGGATCCTCGTCCCATTTCGAATGGATGTCCCTCGAGCATATCTGCTCATACTCGTTCTCGTGCCCGTCCCCGCGTTCGCGCTGTCGATCGGCGGGACGATCGATCCGCTCGAGGGCGCGGCCCTCCTCGGGCTATTCGTTCCGCTGCTCACGTACATCTTCTGGCATGAGCGCCGCTCCGAAACGACGTATCTCCTCTCCGAAGAGATTCAGGAAGTCGTCAGTCTCGAGGCCAAACCGGGTTCGAGTACAGAGGTGGGACCGGAAGCACCGGACGGCGGCGACGACTTGGGCAGCCGATCGGAGCAGGAGCACGACCTGGATTTCGATCTCGATCTCGACGAGTTCGTGCCGTCGTTCGAGCATCGCAGCGGTCTCTTCAATCTCGGTGTCGCCGTCCTCGCGGTAGTCGGGATGACGATCGGATCCGGAATTACGGTGGTCAGTGCCGAGGGGATCTTCGTCGCGTTCGGTATCTCGGGGCTGGCGTTCGGCGCGACAGTATTGAGCTTCATCGCCTCGATCGAGGAACTGGCGCTCACCGTCGAACCGGTTCGACAGGACCGACCGGAGCTCGCCGTCGGGAACGTCGTCGGCAGCACGGTCTTCTACATGACGGCGAACGTCGGGATCATCGCGTTGCTTCACCCGGTCAGTACGGGCGGGGACGTCCTGACGGTCCACTGGCCGTTCCTCGCCGGCTGCTTGCTCGTCGTGACGGCCATGCTCGCACGGGGACGCGTCACCCGCGTCGGCGGCGTCGTCCTGTTCGGGCTCTACATCGCCTACTGGATCGCGAACTATCTGTAG
- the sucD gene encoding succinate--CoA ligase subunit alpha, giving the protein MSVLVDDDTRVVVQGITGGEGKFHAEQMMEYGTNVVAGAVPGKGGQEVSGVPVYDTVHEAVDEENADTSVIFVPPAFAGDAVFESLDSDLDLAVAITEGIPTQDMARVNKRLSETETRLIGPNCPGLITPGEAKLGILPGNIFAEGNVGLVSRSGTLTYQVVDSLTNRGIGQTTAIGIGGDPIIGTDFVDALELFEDDSNTDAIVMCGEIGGEDEEEAAAFIDDYVDTPVAGFIAGRTAPPGKRMGHAGAIVSGSGTGTAESKINALNDAGVPVGDTPEEVANHIEEFLA; this is encoded by the coding sequence ATGAGCGTACTAGTCGACGACGACACGCGCGTCGTGGTACAGGGCATCACCGGCGGGGAAGGCAAGTTCCACGCCGAACAGATGATGGAGTACGGCACCAACGTCGTCGCTGGCGCGGTCCCCGGCAAGGGTGGCCAGGAGGTCAGCGGTGTACCGGTCTACGACACGGTTCACGAAGCTGTTGACGAGGAGAATGCGGACACGTCCGTAATCTTCGTCCCGCCGGCCTTCGCCGGTGACGCAGTCTTCGAATCGCTCGACTCGGATCTCGACCTCGCGGTCGCGATTACGGAGGGTATTCCGACTCAGGACATGGCGCGCGTCAACAAGCGCCTTTCCGAGACGGAAACGCGACTCATCGGTCCGAACTGCCCCGGCCTCATCACGCCTGGCGAGGCCAAACTCGGCATTCTCCCCGGCAACATCTTCGCCGAGGGGAACGTCGGTCTGGTCTCCCGCTCGGGGACACTCACCTACCAGGTCGTCGATAGCCTGACCAACCGTGGTATCGGACAGACCACGGCCATCGGTATCGGCGGCGACCCGATCATCGGCACCGACTTCGTCGACGCCCTCGAACTCTTCGAGGACGACTCCAATACCGATGCCATCGTCATGTGCGGCGAAATCGGCGGCGAAGACGAGGAAGAGGCAGCCGCGTTCATCGACGACTACGTCGACACGCCGGTTGCCGGCTTCATCGCCGGCCGTACCGCACCGCCGGGCAAGCGGATGGGCCACGCCGGTGCGATCGTCTCCGGCTCCGGGACGGGCACTGCAGAGAGCAAGATCAACGCGCTCAACGACGCCGGCGTCCCCGTTGGCGACACCCCCGAAGAAGTCGCCAACCACATCGAAGAGTTCCTCGCGTAA
- a CDS encoding UbiA family prenyltransferase produces the protein MRRTVVTNPTATHRTPGWVSSITTALRFLVHSNLFISLATVSVAVTTALLADLPLEPLPLFIVFAATMFVYTVNRFTDLEEDEQNVPQRAAFTKQYGTLWLSAGVGLYVAAVGVAVALGLPGAVYMFLPLVVVLLYSVGGVKQLFLVKNLVVGFAWGAIPLGVGYYYDRLLSPEILFLFAYITTMITIAAVIFDVKDIEGDRAEGIPTVPNLFGPRWTRVLSLLATVAVAAAVIALVGGGVVSREFLVVLAMNAYVCAYIPFATTDRGPLYYGFVVDGEHVFLAAIVLVLEWLLW, from the coding sequence ATGAGGCGCACCGTCGTGACGAACCCTACCGCAACGCATCGAACGCCGGGTTGGGTGTCATCGATAACGACCGCCCTTCGGTTTCTGGTCCACAGTAACCTCTTCATCTCGCTGGCGACGGTCAGCGTCGCCGTCACGACCGCTCTCCTCGCAGATCTCCCGCTCGAGCCCCTGCCGCTGTTTATCGTCTTCGCAGCGACGATGTTCGTCTACACCGTCAATCGGTTCACTGACCTCGAGGAAGACGAACAGAACGTGCCACAGCGCGCGGCGTTTACGAAGCAGTACGGGACGCTCTGGCTCTCCGCGGGGGTCGGCCTCTACGTTGCCGCGGTCGGAGTCGCAGTCGCGCTCGGCCTCCCCGGCGCGGTATACATGTTCCTTCCGCTCGTAGTCGTGCTCCTGTACTCCGTCGGCGGGGTCAAGCAGCTCTTCCTCGTGAAGAACCTCGTGGTCGGTTTCGCCTGGGGTGCGATCCCGCTAGGCGTCGGCTACTACTACGACCGGCTGCTCTCGCCTGAGATCCTGTTTCTCTTCGCTTACATCACGACCATGATCACCATCGCAGCGGTGATCTTCGACGTGAAAGACATCGAGGGCGACCGCGCGGAGGGGATTCCGACGGTTCCAAACCTGTTCGGCCCGCGCTGGACCCGGGTTCTATCGCTGCTGGCGACCGTCGCCGTCGCCGCGGCGGTCATCGCCCTCGTCGGCGGCGGCGTAGTCTCGCGCGAGTTCCTCGTCGTGCTCGCGATGAACGCCTACGTCTGTGCGTACATCCCCTTTGCAACCACCGACCGCGGCCCGCTGTATTACGGGTTCGTCGTCGACGGCGAACACGTCTTCCTCGCCGCTATCGTCCTCGTCCTCGAGTGGCTGCTCTGGTAA
- the sucC gene encoding ADP-forming succinate--CoA ligase subunit beta, translating into MKLHEYQAKNVFADAGIPTPDSQLASDVDGVVSAAEEIGYPVAVKAQVQVGGRGKAGGIKLVEDADEARDAASQILGMDLKGYHVDRVLVEEAVDFTNELYVGITMDRGEGKPVAMVSTKGGVNIEEVAEEDPEAIAREHIDPSFGMHPYQARKAVYDAGVDQSIARDVSSVLTTLYQLWDDKDGADAEINPLMVTADDEVIAADAVMNIDEDALFRQPELAEMEEAAAGGDELEQKADEYGFDYVRLEGNTGIIGNGAGLVMTTLDLVDHYGGEPANFLDVGGGAKAARIANALDMVFSDDNVDSVVFNIFGGITRGDEVARGINEALEQFDEIPKPVVVRLAGTNWEEGMEILNEDLVTVEQTLEDAVQRAVEYAGEVNDQ; encoded by the coding sequence ATGAAATTACATGAGTATCAGGCGAAGAACGTCTTCGCCGATGCCGGGATTCCGACGCCGGACTCACAGCTCGCGTCCGACGTCGACGGCGTCGTATCCGCGGCTGAGGAGATCGGGTATCCAGTAGCAGTGAAAGCGCAGGTACAGGTCGGCGGCCGGGGGAAGGCCGGCGGGATTAAACTCGTCGAGGACGCAGACGAGGCTCGGGACGCGGCCTCCCAGATCCTCGGAATGGACCTGAAGGGGTATCACGTCGATCGCGTCCTCGTCGAGGAAGCGGTCGACTTCACGAACGAACTCTACGTCGGGATCACGATGGACCGCGGCGAGGGCAAGCCCGTCGCGATGGTCTCGACCAAAGGCGGCGTCAACATCGAGGAAGTCGCCGAGGAAGACCCCGAGGCGATCGCTCGCGAACACATCGATCCCTCCTTCGGAATGCATCCGTATCAGGCCCGCAAGGCCGTCTACGATGCCGGCGTCGATCAGTCGATCGCCCGCGACGTCTCGAGCGTTCTCACTACGCTCTACCAGCTCTGGGACGACAAGGACGGCGCTGACGCCGAAATCAACCCGCTGATGGTCACGGCCGACGACGAGGTCATCGCGGCCGACGCCGTGATGAACATCGACGAGGACGCGCTGTTCCGCCAGCCCGAACTCGCCGAGATGGAAGAGGCAGCCGCCGGCGGCGACGAACTCGAGCAGAAGGCCGACGAGTACGGCTTCGACTACGTCCGACTCGAGGGCAACACGGGGATCATCGGCAACGGTGCCGGACTCGTGATGACGACGCTCGACCTGGTCGACCATTACGGCGGCGAGCCCGCTAACTTCCTGGACGTCGGTGGCGGCGCGAAGGCCGCCCGCATCGCGAACGCGCTCGACATGGTGTTCTCGGACGACAACGTCGATTCGGTCGTTTTCAACATCTTCGGTGGCATCACGCGCGGCGACGAAGTCGCCCGCGGGATCAACGAAGCGCTCGAGCAGTTCGACGAGATCCCCAAGCCGGTCGTCGTTCGACTGGCCGGGACGAACTGGGAGGAAGGCATGGAGATTCTGAACGAGGACCTCGTGACGGTCGAACAGACCCTCGAGGACGCGGTACAGCGTGCTGTTGAGTACGCTGGGGAGGTGAACGACCAATGA
- a CDS encoding HalOD1 output domain-containing protein gives MGQTLAVGTDEVHERIVTGVAALEGADPMELPPLFDAVDPDALAAIFATTESGDRRSGHIGFTYANHQVRVEFDETEEPVVTID, from the coding sequence ATGGGACAAACCCTCGCGGTCGGCACCGACGAGGTGCACGAGCGGATCGTCACCGGGGTAGCAGCACTCGAAGGAGCTGATCCAATGGAATTACCGCCACTGTTCGATGCGGTTGACCCCGATGCACTCGCAGCAATCTTTGCAACGACGGAGTCCGGTGACCGTCGCTCCGGCCACATCGGGTTCACGTACGCCAATCATCAGGTGCGAGTTGAATTCGACGAGACCGAAGAACCCGTCGTGACGATCGATTGA
- a CDS encoding transcriptional regulator, translating into MGDQTGDAIETLEYVARSPTRVRILETLSEDGAVSRDSLRAEVDVVRTTLQRNLDGLAERGLLRERGRRYGLTSAGALATGAVTTALDRIGVAVRLRPVLERIPAAELEFDLEELVDATVVESTTANPYAPVEHHVASLSGAAHVRALLPATGTKQLERTREAIESGAAFELLVTESVAKTLRTDPSIADTFAAMADEESLSVSVVDAEILFYLGIVDDAVQIGVHDGSGLPTALLESTDTRVREWAISRFETHEERAVEMNPNE; encoded by the coding sequence ATGGGTGATCAAACGGGGGACGCGATCGAGACGCTCGAGTACGTCGCACGCTCACCGACCCGAGTACGGATCCTCGAGACGCTGTCCGAGGACGGTGCCGTCTCGAGGGACTCGTTGCGAGCCGAGGTCGATGTCGTACGAACGACGCTGCAACGGAATCTGGACGGATTGGCGGAGCGAGGGCTGCTCCGCGAACGAGGTCGGCGGTACGGACTCACGTCGGCCGGCGCACTCGCGACGGGGGCAGTGACGACGGCTCTGGATCGGATCGGCGTGGCGGTTCGCTTGCGGCCGGTGCTCGAGCGAATTCCGGCGGCCGAACTCGAGTTCGATCTTGAGGAGTTGGTCGATGCGACGGTTGTCGAATCCACCACGGCGAACCCCTACGCTCCGGTCGAGCATCACGTGGCGAGCCTGTCCGGTGCGGCGCACGTCAGAGCGCTGCTACCGGCAACGGGGACGAAACAGCTCGAGCGGACACGGGAAGCCATCGAATCGGGGGCAGCCTTCGAGTTGCTAGTTACGGAGTCGGTCGCAAAGACACTGCGGACGGACCCGTCAATCGCGGACACGTTCGCGGCGATGGCCGACGAGGAGTCGCTTTCCGTCTCGGTCGTCGACGCGGAGATTCTGTTCTATCTGGGGATCGTCGACGATGCCGTCCAGATCGGCGTTCACGACGGGAGCGGGCTGCCGACGGCGCTCTTGGAGTCGACCGATACGCGAGTTAGAGAGTGGGCGATCAGTCGGTTCGAGACTCACGAGGAGCGAGCGGTCGAGATGAATCCCAACGAGTAG
- a CDS encoding MOSC N-terminal beta barrel domain-containing protein, with amino-acid sequence MARLNRLRVYPVKGLNGIDLEVADVLEGGTVAHDREFALFDADADVFNGKRSVRVHTLDTEYDPTAGVLTVETPDGEGRQFDLTADRETAESWFSEFFDADLSLERDTSLGFVDRREMGPSVVSTATLEAVASWFDEMTVEGARRRIRANIEVSGVDPFWEDRFVGADAPAFEIGTVRFEGVTPCGRCVVPQRDPDTGEPIGEFQSQFVRKREVTFPEWADADAFDHYYSLMILTRVLEDDRGKTLCVDDPVETV; translated from the coding sequence ATGGCACGACTCAACCGGCTCAGGGTCTATCCGGTGAAAGGACTCAACGGTATCGATCTCGAGGTGGCCGACGTTCTCGAGGGTGGGACGGTCGCTCACGACAGGGAGTTCGCGCTATTCGACGCCGACGCCGACGTTTTCAACGGCAAACGGTCCGTCCGAGTACACACGCTCGATACCGAGTACGACCCAACGGCCGGTGTGCTCACGGTCGAGACACCCGACGGCGAGGGCCGACAGTTCGATCTCACGGCCGACCGCGAGACCGCTGAGTCCTGGTTCAGCGAGTTTTTCGACGCCGACCTGTCGCTCGAACGGGACACCTCGCTCGGGTTCGTCGATCGGCGCGAAATGGGACCGTCAGTGGTCAGTACGGCGACGCTCGAGGCGGTCGCATCTTGGTTCGACGAGATGACCGTCGAGGGCGCGCGACGACGGATCCGGGCGAATATCGAGGTGTCCGGCGTCGACCCGTTCTGGGAGGATCGGTTCGTCGGCGCGGACGCGCCAGCGTTCGAGATCGGTACCGTTCGATTCGAGGGGGTGACACCCTGTGGGCGCTGCGTCGTCCCCCAGCGGGACCCCGATACCGGGGAGCCGATCGGAGAGTTTCAGTCGCAGTTCGTTCGAAAGCGAGAAGTAACGTTTCCCGAGTGGGCCGACGCCGACGCGTTCGATCACTACTACTCACTGATGATACTCACGCGCGTTCTCGAGGACGATCGTGGGAAGACGCTCTGTGTCGACGACCCAGTCGAAACCGTGTAG
- a CDS encoding nucleotide pyrophosphatase/phosphodiesterase family protein has translation MTDSTNSETTATAIETAATADRVIVLDVVGLQPHHIDAKRTPTLESFFPSESVTNLRPPFPAVTVPAQTTLATGQSPGEHGDVSSGEYDRERDAAEFWERDRDGRDRLWETASDEAGLTTGVLNFQHLIGTSADVAVTPSPIEDENNDILEMNCWTNPDGFYDDLREELNHFPLHNYWGPGANEAGSRWILAAASEAIDRFDPDLLWIYVPHLDYVGQSDGPESDAFDEELAVVDDLLAAFLDFLSETERWDETVLTLVSEYGFHEVDHPVFPNRAFREAGLLETDDDGDVNLPASDAFAMVDHQIAHVYIDGSTDAAREALAGLEGIDAVLDESAKADRGIDHPNAGELVLVAEPDSWFQYYWWTDRANAPPYATEMDIHAKPGFDPCELFFGDEGLVSLDASQISGSHGRVDESAFGAFGLGGPAAPAFEGEESVDATDVTPTIVDLLGLEGKLAMNFAGSSLRRDRE, from the coding sequence ATGACTGACTCAACAAATTCCGAGACGACTGCCACTGCCATCGAGACGGCTGCCACTGCCGACCGCGTGATCGTCCTCGACGTCGTCGGCCTCCAGCCCCACCATATCGACGCCAAGCGAACGCCGACCCTCGAGTCGTTCTTCCCGTCCGAGTCAGTGACCAACCTCCGACCCCCGTTTCCCGCCGTCACGGTGCCCGCCCAGACGACGCTTGCAACCGGGCAAAGTCCCGGCGAGCACGGCGATGTCTCGAGCGGCGAGTACGACCGCGAGCGCGACGCCGCCGAGTTCTGGGAGCGCGACCGCGACGGCCGCGACCGGCTCTGGGAGACCGCGAGCGACGAGGCGGGACTGACCACCGGCGTCCTGAACTTCCAGCACCTGATCGGCACGAGTGCCGACGTCGCAGTCACGCCGTCCCCGATCGAGGACGAGAACAACGACATCCTCGAGATGAACTGTTGGACGAATCCCGACGGCTTCTACGACGACCTCCGCGAGGAACTGAACCACTTCCCGCTGCACAACTACTGGGGGCCCGGCGCAAACGAAGCGGGGAGCCGCTGGATTCTCGCGGCCGCGAGCGAGGCGATCGACCGGTTCGATCCCGATTTGCTGTGGATCTATGTCCCGCATCTGGACTACGTTGGCCAGAGCGACGGCCCTGAAAGCGACGCCTTCGACGAAGAACTCGCCGTCGTCGACGATCTGCTCGCAGCGTTTCTCGATTTCCTGTCCGAAACCGAGCGCTGGGACGAGACCGTTCTCACGCTCGTCAGCGAGTACGGGTTTCACGAGGTCGACCACCCGGTGTTCCCGAACCGCGCATTCCGCGAGGCCGGCCTCCTCGAGACGGATGACGACGGCGACGTCAATCTCCCCGCCTCGGACGCGTTCGCTATGGTCGACCACCAGATCGCACACGTCTACATCGACGGGTCGACCGACGCCGCTCGGGAGGCGCTCGCAGGACTCGAAGGGATCGACGCCGTACTCGACGAGTCGGCCAAGGCCGACCGCGGGATCGACCACCCGAACGCGGGCGAACTTGTCCTCGTGGCCGAGCCCGATAGCTGGTTCCAGTACTACTGGTGGACGGACCGCGCGAACGCTCCGCCGTACGCGACCGAGATGGACATCCACGCCAAACCTGGCTTCGATCCCTGTGAACTGTTCTTCGGCGACGAGGGGCTCGTCTCGCTGGACGCGTCGCAGATCAGCGGCTCCCACGGCCGCGTCGACGAGTCGGCGTTCGGGGCGTTCGGCCTCGGCGGACCGGCTGCGCCCGCATTCGAGGGCGAGGAATCGGTCGACGCCACCGACGTAACGCCGACGATCGTGGATCTGCTCGGACTCGAAGGGAAGCTCGCGATGAACTTTGCCGGTTCGTCGCTTCGGAGAGACCGAGAATGA